A region of Aliivibrio fischeri DNA encodes the following proteins:
- a CDS encoding methyl-accepting chemotaxis protein has translation MNSSVVRRMYAGFSLIVILFITTVILMLNGTSNIHKQMQSVSSESMPLVSLSNETSVSLLAADKSFKDFLTTRDTIQMQQAREQFSVAETKFKNTFKQLINTAQQKNTGAQQRSELAKIESAYFNEAKVAMDNYQALLTAEDEKQQAIRNFQRLYTELSVRMKEYINDQESIAVKMMAKSYFVKLEDAELITSDALASNDIALVNKAVNQNKKAVTHLNYAYRGLANQLPELKGTFDDSVKQFSAEVGQKEGILNTHFTYLTAKDALYTNISNLAQQIDKAITLLTSFNQLANQDLQNSLQQADTIYQQSLYKGIVLGVVVSLLATFIGFNLATSVRTPLQNMLKILESLTSGDMTQRIETKRNTEFSRVSRHINTLADNLQKVLIQLSGASDELTEVAQNNNATAEKAKQQLLNQREQTTSVAAAMTEMEHSVVEVASSSESSLLKVQEVEAASEHGQQVMKNNLETIEQLSSRLDESVQAVSNLQKVSSEIGSILDVINNIAEQTNLLALNAAIEAARAGEQGRGFAVVADEVRILAQRTAKSTSEIEVMIANLQSSSKTTTTVIESCVEDMQQSVTQTNEANNAMVMIQNLIEEISHMSNHISQAANEQSATTTEIARSLEDISHIAENNQEAMNDIANVSQTLNELAHQQSDIVHQFKV, from the coding sequence ATGAACAGTTCGGTAGTTCGTCGCATGTACGCAGGATTCTCCTTAATTGTTATCCTATTTATTACGACGGTTATCTTAATGCTCAACGGAACGAGCAATATTCACAAACAGATGCAATCTGTCTCTTCAGAATCCATGCCTTTAGTGAGCTTATCAAACGAAACAAGCGTCTCCTTACTTGCTGCTGATAAGTCATTTAAAGATTTCCTTACTACTCGCGATACTATTCAAATGCAGCAAGCTCGTGAGCAATTTTCTGTTGCAGAAACCAAATTTAAAAATACCTTTAAACAACTTATCAATACCGCTCAACAAAAAAACACGGGTGCACAACAACGATCAGAACTGGCTAAAATAGAAAGCGCTTATTTCAATGAAGCAAAAGTAGCAATGGATAACTACCAAGCCCTACTAACGGCTGAAGATGAAAAACAACAAGCGATCCGTAACTTTCAACGTCTTTACACTGAGTTAAGTGTACGTATGAAAGAATACATTAATGACCAAGAAAGTATCGCTGTTAAGATGATGGCGAAAAGCTACTTCGTGAAACTAGAAGACGCAGAGCTGATTACTTCGGATGCATTAGCAAGTAACGATATCGCATTGGTTAATAAAGCCGTTAATCAAAACAAAAAAGCAGTTACGCACCTAAACTACGCTTACCGTGGGCTAGCAAACCAATTGCCTGAGCTAAAAGGCACATTTGATGATTCAGTAAAACAATTCAGCGCTGAAGTAGGACAAAAAGAAGGGATTCTAAATACTCACTTTACCTATCTAACGGCTAAAGATGCGTTGTACACCAACATCTCAAACCTTGCTCAGCAAATTGATAAAGCCATTACCCTGCTGACTTCATTTAATCAATTAGCAAACCAAGATTTACAAAACTCACTGCAACAAGCAGACACCATTTACCAACAAAGTCTTTATAAAGGGATTGTTCTGGGTGTGGTTGTTTCTCTGTTAGCGACCTTTATTGGTTTTAACCTAGCGACATCAGTTCGTACCCCACTACAAAACATGCTTAAGATCCTAGAGTCATTAACCTCTGGCGATATGACTCAGCGTATTGAAACCAAACGAAATACCGAATTTAGCCGTGTATCTCGTCATATCAATACCCTTGCCGACAATCTACAAAAAGTATTAATCCAGTTAAGTGGAGCATCAGACGAACTGACTGAAGTGGCACAAAATAACAACGCAACCGCAGAGAAAGCGAAACAACAACTACTGAACCAACGTGAACAAACTACAAGCGTTGCAGCGGCAATGACAGAGATGGAACACTCGGTTGTAGAAGTTGCATCAAGCTCAGAAAGTTCACTACTAAAAGTACAAGAAGTAGAAGCGGCTTCTGAGCACGGTCAGCAAGTCATGAAAAACAACTTAGAGACCATTGAGCAGCTTTCTTCTCGTTTAGATGAATCAGTACAAGCCGTATCAAACCTTCAAAAAGTAAGCAGCGAAATTGGCTCAATTTTGGATGTGATTAATAACATTGCTGAACAAACCAACCTACTGGCACTTAATGCCGCTATCGAAGCCGCTCGTGCCGGCGAACAAGGCCGTGGCTTTGCGGTTGTTGCTGATGAAGTTCGTATTCTTGCTCAACGTACAGCAAAATCAACTTCTGAAATTGAAGTAATGATTGCTAACCTTCAATCAAGCTCAAAAACCACCACGACAGTGATTGAAAGCTGTGTTGAAGACATGCAACAAAGCGTCACTCAAACCAACGAAGCCAATAATGCGATGGTGATGATCCAAAACTTAATTGAAGAGATCAGCCACATGAGTAATCACATTTCTCAAGCGGCAAACGAGCAAAGTGCAACAACAACTGAGATTGCACGTAGCTTAGAAGACATCAGCCACATTGCTGAAAATAACCAAGAAGCGATGAACGACATTGCTAATGTAAGCCAAACATTAAATGAACTGGCTCATCAACAAAGTGATATTGTGCATCAATTTAAAGTATAG
- a CDS encoding YcfL family protein — MKKWFIALLLPLALAACSSSQTAGISVDSSTQKVVFGDNVLGNRLSVEQITTQDNNGLVRGIVSVTSKFTGDQQLQYRFYWYDEQGLEVNGSDSPWRTFVVRGLDTMSIQSVAMKPEATQFRVQIRTLD; from the coding sequence ATGAAAAAATGGTTTATCGCACTTTTGTTACCACTGGCTTTGGCTGCGTGTAGTTCAAGTCAAACAGCAGGGATCAGTGTTGATAGCAGCACTCAAAAAGTTGTCTTTGGTGATAACGTATTGGGTAACCGTTTATCGGTAGAGCAGATCACAACACAAGACAATAATGGCTTGGTGCGTGGTATTGTGTCAGTTACAAGTAAATTTACGGGTGATCAACAGCTTCAATACCGTTTTTACTGGTATGATGAACAAGGTTTAGAGGTTAACGGTTCTGATTCTCCTTGGCGTACGTTTGTTGTTCGTGGTTTAGATACAATGAGCATTCAATCGGTGGCTATGAAGCCTGAAGCAACTCAGTTCCGTGTTCAAATTCGCACATTAGATTGA
- the hinT gene encoding purine nucleoside phosphoramidase: protein MAEETIFSKIIRKEIPADVVYQDDLVTAFRDINPRAPSHVLIIPNKLIPTTNDVEPEDELVMGRLFTVARKIAQDEGIAEDGYRLIVNCNPHGGQEVYHIHMHLVGGRPLGPMLLS from the coding sequence ATGGCTGAAGAAACAATTTTTAGTAAGATTATTCGCAAAGAAATTCCTGCGGATGTGGTATATCAAGATGATTTAGTTACGGCTTTTCGCGATATTAATCCAAGAGCGCCAAGCCATGTATTGATCATTCCTAATAAATTGATCCCTACTACGAATGACGTAGAACCAGAAGATGAATTGGTGATGGGACGTTTGTTTACTGTGGCTAGAAAAATTGCACAAGATGAAGGAATTGCTGAAGATGGTTACCGTTTAATCGTCAATTGTAATCCTCATGGTGGTCAAGAAGTTTACCATATTCATATGCACCTAGTTGGCGGTCGCCCTTTAGGTCCAATGCTACTAAGCTAA
- a CDS encoding alpha-amylase family protein, with the protein MSQATQQHSDPVPIVSNVILHAFDWSYQRITEQAELIAQLGYRSVLVSPAMKSLNLPSGTKWWQRYQPQDYRLIDNPLGDTFDFKRMVERLTELNIWVYVDVVFNHMANESDIRADLEYPNQWDREDYAKDPEKYEALTLFGDLSEPLFTENDFVEAFGIENWNDKWEVQNGRISGGPHDPGLPTLADNEHVIAQQRAYLKALKAIGVKGFRIDAAKHMSLEHLEKVWDEEITHDIHIFGEIITDGGATKEEYETFLSPYLQETKLGAYDFPLFNTLYQALEGEGSLTSLIDPYVYGMALSPLRAITFATTHDIPNNQVFQDLVMSEENEWLAYAYLFGRDGGIPLIYSENEISGFKNMEGNPRWKEEWCSKRMTQLIGFYHEMYGETQMQVEASDEHLVFARGERGLVAINKSDHNIEVNVAVKADIVWLEHTSQTYHAPQQGNLRFFIPAKSYLLFSR; encoded by the coding sequence ATGAGTCAAGCAACACAGCAGCATTCCGATCCGGTTCCTATCGTGAGTAACGTGATACTTCACGCTTTTGATTGGAGCTATCAACGAATTACTGAACAAGCTGAATTAATTGCTCAATTGGGTTATCGCTCAGTGCTTGTTTCTCCTGCCATGAAATCTCTTAACTTGCCATCAGGAACCAAGTGGTGGCAGCGTTATCAACCTCAAGATTACCGTTTGATTGATAACCCTCTTGGCGACACGTTTGATTTTAAACGCATGGTTGAACGTTTAACTGAGCTTAATATTTGGGTTTATGTGGATGTGGTGTTTAATCACATGGCCAACGAATCGGATATTCGAGCTGATTTAGAATACCCAAATCAATGGGACAGAGAAGACTACGCTAAAGATCCTGAAAAGTACGAGGCATTAACTTTATTTGGTGATTTATCTGAGCCTCTGTTTACTGAGAACGATTTTGTTGAAGCGTTTGGCATTGAGAATTGGAATGACAAATGGGAAGTGCAGAACGGGCGTATTTCAGGTGGTCCACACGATCCCGGTTTACCGACATTAGCCGATAATGAACACGTTATTGCACAGCAACGTGCGTATTTAAAAGCGTTAAAAGCCATTGGTGTGAAAGGCTTTCGGATTGATGCCGCAAAGCACATGAGTCTTGAGCATCTTGAGAAAGTGTGGGATGAAGAGATCACTCATGATATTCATATCTTTGGTGAGATCATTACCGATGGCGGTGCAACAAAAGAAGAGTACGAAACCTTTTTAAGCCCATATTTACAAGAAACCAAATTAGGTGCTTATGATTTCCCTCTGTTTAATACCTTGTATCAAGCGCTAGAGGGAGAGGGGTCATTAACAAGCTTGATAGACCCGTATGTCTACGGCATGGCGCTTTCTCCATTACGTGCAATTACTTTTGCTACTACTCATGACATTCCTAATAACCAGGTGTTTCAAGACCTTGTTATGTCTGAAGAAAACGAATGGCTAGCTTATGCGTATTTGTTTGGGCGTGATGGTGGTATTCCGTTAATTTACTCAGAGAATGAGATCAGTGGATTTAAAAATATGGAAGGTAATCCACGCTGGAAAGAAGAGTGGTGCTCTAAACGCATGACGCAATTGATTGGGTTTTATCATGAAATGTATGGTGAAACTCAAATGCAAGTTGAAGCCAGTGATGAGCACTTGGTGTTTGCACGAGGCGAGCGTGGTTTAGTCGCTATTAATAAATCTGATCATAATATTGAAGTGAATGTCGCGGTTAAGGCGGATATAGTTTGGTTAGAGCATACTTCTCAAACTTATCATGCACCACAGCAAGGGAATTTGCGTTTCTTTATTCCTGCAAAATCGTATTTGCTGTTTTCTCGTTAA
- the lpoB gene encoding penicillin-binding protein activator LpoB: protein MKKSVIALLSLAVLLGGCSNKVSYGDAQAVETTTVDFGSTDLQKIAGEMTESMLSSGAVAQITQGNRPIVFVESIKNKTSEHIDTESVTDSISTKLLNSGKFRFVDMDRVEAVRSQLNFQNNDELVNQNTAIQFGKMVGAQYMLYGNLSSIVKNAGSDKDVYYKMTMRLMDLETGLIEWADETEIRKQQEKSLLGW, encoded by the coding sequence ATGAAGAAAAGTGTTATTGCATTATTAAGCTTGGCTGTATTACTTGGCGGTTGTTCAAACAAGGTAAGCTATGGTGATGCTCAAGCTGTTGAAACAACAACTGTAGATTTCGGTTCAACTGATTTACAAAAAATCGCAGGTGAGATGACTGAGAGCATGCTTTCTTCTGGTGCTGTTGCTCAAATTACTCAAGGTAATCGTCCAATTGTTTTTGTTGAAAGCATTAAAAACAAAACAAGTGAACACATTGATACTGAATCTGTAACAGATTCAATCAGCACTAAACTACTTAACTCTGGTAAGTTCCGTTTTGTAGATATGGATCGAGTGGAAGCAGTTCGTTCACAACTTAACTTCCAAAACAATGATGAGCTAGTAAACCAAAATACAGCAATTCAGTTTGGTAAAATGGTTGGTGCTCAATACATGCTTTACGGCAACCTTTCTAGCATCGTGAAAAATGCAGGTAGCGACAAAGACGTATACTACAAAATGACAATGCGTTTAATGGATTTAGAAACAGGTCTAATTGAGTGGGCTGATGAAACTGAAATCCGTAAGCAACAAGAGAAAAGCCTACTAGGTTGGTAA